Proteins encoded together in one Cicer arietinum cultivar CDC Frontier isolate Library 1 chromosome 4, Cicar.CDCFrontier_v2.0, whole genome shotgun sequence window:
- the LOC101506739 gene encoding serine/threonine-protein kinase PBS1 isoform X1, producing MGCFSCFDSKEDEKLNPNPQQXXXXXHNLPSHLSRLPSASAAEKLRSTSNGASKRELPVALKDGPPGQIAAQTFTFRELAAATKNFRPQSFLGEGGFGRVYKGRLETTGQAVAVKQLDRNGLQGNREFLVEVLMLSLLHHPNLVNLIGYCADGDQRLLVYEFMPLGSLEDHLHDLPPDKEPLDWNTRMKIAAGAAKGLEYLHDKANPPVIYRDFKSSNILLDEGYHPKLSDFGLAKLGPVGDKSHVSTRVMGTYGYCAPEYAMTGQLTVKSDVYSFGVVFLELITGRKAIDGTRPHGEQNLVTWARPLFNDRRKFPKLADPRLQGRYPMRGLYQALAVASMCIQEQAAARPLIGDVVTALSYLANQAYDTNNAGHGNNKGIGDDKGGKILKNDGGGGSGRRWDLEGSEKDDSPRETARMLNRDLDRERAVAEAKMWGENLREKRRQSVQGSFDASNA from the exons ATGGGTTGTTTTTCGTGTTTCGATTCGAAGGAGGATGAAAAGCTGAATCCTAATCCTCAGCAGGNNNNNNNNNNNNNNCATAATCTCCCTTCCCATCTTTCCAGATTGCCCTCTGCCTCTG CAGCGGAGAAACTGAGATCAACAAGTAACGGAGCGTCCAAAAGGGAATTGCCTGTTGCTCTCAAAGATGGACCACCTGGCCAAATCGCCGCTCAAACTTTTACTTTCCGTGAACTTGCGGCTGCAACAAAAAACTTCAGGCCCCAGTCCTTTTTAGGGGAAGGTGGTTTCGGAAGGGTCTACAAGGGACGCCTAGAAACCACCGGTCAG GCTGTTGCTGTTAAACAGTTAGACCGAAACGGTCTCCAGGGTAATCGGGAATTCCTTGTGGAGGTTCTCATGCTCAGTCTTCTACACCACCCTAACCTTGTGAATCTCATTGGATACTGTGCGGATGGGGACCAACGCCTCCTGGTTTATGAATTTATGCCATTGGGATCATTGGAAGACCACCTTCATG ATCTTCCCCCTGATAAGGAGCCATTAGATTGGAACACTAGAATGAAAATAGCTGCAGGTGCTGCAAAAGGATTGGAATACCTGCACGACAAGGCAAATCCTCCAGTAATTTATAGGGACTTCAAATCATCTAATATATTACTTGATGAAGGTTATCACCCAAAGCTTTCGGACTTTGGTCTGGCAAAGCTTGGTCCTGTTGGGGACAAATCACATGTTTCCACTCGTGTCATGGGAACTTATGGTTACTGTGCTCCTGAGTATGCTATGACTGGACAACTGACTGTGAAATCTGACGTATATAGTTTTGGTGTAGTCTTCTTGGAGCTGATTACTGGCCGTAAAGCCATTGACGGCACCCGGCCCCATGGAGAACAAAACCTTGTCACATGG GCACGTCCATTGTTCAATGACCGCAGGAAGTTTCCAAAGTTGGCAGATCCACGGTTGCAGGGGCGGTATCCCATGCGGGGTCTTTACCAAGCTCTAGCTGTAGCATCAATGTGCATTCAAGAACAGGCTGCTGCACGTCCTCTGATTGGGGATGTGGTGACGGCCCTCTCTTATCTAGCCAACCAGGCATATGACACTAACAATGCTGGGCATGGTAATAATAAGGGAATTGGTGATGATAAAGGtggaaaaatattaaaaaatgatggaGGGGGAGGATCTGGACGCAGATGGGATTTGGAAGGATCAGAGAAAGACGACTCCCCACGTGAAACTGCAAGGATGTTAAACAGGGATCTTGATAGAGAACGAGCTGTGGCTGAAGCCAAGATGTGGGGAGAGAACTTGAGAGAAAAAAGACGACAGAGTGTGCAGGGCAGTTTTGATGCTTCTAATGCCTAG
- the LOC101506739 gene encoding serine/threonine-protein kinase PBS1 isoform X2 — MGCFSCFDSKEDEKLNPNPQQXXXXXHNLPSHLSRLPSASAEKLRSTSNGASKRELPVALKDGPPGQIAAQTFTFRELAAATKNFRPQSFLGEGGFGRVYKGRLETTGQAVAVKQLDRNGLQGNREFLVEVLMLSLLHHPNLVNLIGYCADGDQRLLVYEFMPLGSLEDHLHDLPPDKEPLDWNTRMKIAAGAAKGLEYLHDKANPPVIYRDFKSSNILLDEGYHPKLSDFGLAKLGPVGDKSHVSTRVMGTYGYCAPEYAMTGQLTVKSDVYSFGVVFLELITGRKAIDGTRPHGEQNLVTWARPLFNDRRKFPKLADPRLQGRYPMRGLYQALAVASMCIQEQAAARPLIGDVVTALSYLANQAYDTNNAGHGNNKGIGDDKGGKILKNDGGGGSGRRWDLEGSEKDDSPRETARMLNRDLDRERAVAEAKMWGENLREKRRQSVQGSFDASNA, encoded by the exons ATGGGTTGTTTTTCGTGTTTCGATTCGAAGGAGGATGAAAAGCTGAATCCTAATCCTCAGCAGGNNNNNNNNNNNNNNCATAATCTCCCTTCCCATCTTTCCAGATTGCCCTCTGCCTCTG CGGAGAAACTGAGATCAACAAGTAACGGAGCGTCCAAAAGGGAATTGCCTGTTGCTCTCAAAGATGGACCACCTGGCCAAATCGCCGCTCAAACTTTTACTTTCCGTGAACTTGCGGCTGCAACAAAAAACTTCAGGCCCCAGTCCTTTTTAGGGGAAGGTGGTTTCGGAAGGGTCTACAAGGGACGCCTAGAAACCACCGGTCAG GCTGTTGCTGTTAAACAGTTAGACCGAAACGGTCTCCAGGGTAATCGGGAATTCCTTGTGGAGGTTCTCATGCTCAGTCTTCTACACCACCCTAACCTTGTGAATCTCATTGGATACTGTGCGGATGGGGACCAACGCCTCCTGGTTTATGAATTTATGCCATTGGGATCATTGGAAGACCACCTTCATG ATCTTCCCCCTGATAAGGAGCCATTAGATTGGAACACTAGAATGAAAATAGCTGCAGGTGCTGCAAAAGGATTGGAATACCTGCACGACAAGGCAAATCCTCCAGTAATTTATAGGGACTTCAAATCATCTAATATATTACTTGATGAAGGTTATCACCCAAAGCTTTCGGACTTTGGTCTGGCAAAGCTTGGTCCTGTTGGGGACAAATCACATGTTTCCACTCGTGTCATGGGAACTTATGGTTACTGTGCTCCTGAGTATGCTATGACTGGACAACTGACTGTGAAATCTGACGTATATAGTTTTGGTGTAGTCTTCTTGGAGCTGATTACTGGCCGTAAAGCCATTGACGGCACCCGGCCCCATGGAGAACAAAACCTTGTCACATGG GCACGTCCATTGTTCAATGACCGCAGGAAGTTTCCAAAGTTGGCAGATCCACGGTTGCAGGGGCGGTATCCCATGCGGGGTCTTTACCAAGCTCTAGCTGTAGCATCAATGTGCATTCAAGAACAGGCTGCTGCACGTCCTCTGATTGGGGATGTGGTGACGGCCCTCTCTTATCTAGCCAACCAGGCATATGACACTAACAATGCTGGGCATGGTAATAATAAGGGAATTGGTGATGATAAAGGtggaaaaatattaaaaaatgatggaGGGGGAGGATCTGGACGCAGATGGGATTTGGAAGGATCAGAGAAAGACGACTCCCCACGTGAAACTGCAAGGATGTTAAACAGGGATCTTGATAGAGAACGAGCTGTGGCTGAAGCCAAGATGTGGGGAGAGAACTTGAGAGAAAAAAGACGACAGAGTGTGCAGGGCAGTTTTGATGCTTCTAATGCCTAG
- the LOC101506413 gene encoding delta(3,5)-Delta(2,4)-dienoyl-CoA isomerase, peroxisomal, with the protein MEEKYKTLEIVEKTPKSGVFYLNLNRPAQRNALTNDFFSEFPKALHALDHNPDVNVIVLSGAGIHFCSGIDLSLLKSTGGGNSGSGESLRRQILAMQDSITALERCRKPVIASIHGACIGGGIDIITACDIRVCSEDAFFCVKEVDLALAADLGTLQRLPSIVGFGNAMELALTARRFSGLEAKELGLVSRVFRSKHDLDEGVRDIAQAIATKSPLAVVGTKTVLLRSRDLTVDQGLDFVATLNSGRLLSADLTEAVMAHMQKRKPVFSKL; encoded by the exons atggaagaaaaatacAAGACCCTAGAAATTGTGGAGAAAACACCAAAATCGGGTGTGTTTTATCTTAACCTGAATCGTCCTGCACAGCGCAACGCTTTGACGAATGATTTCTTCAGCGAGTTCCCGAAAGCCCTGCATGCACTTGACCACAATCCCGATGTCAACGTTATCGTCTTGTCTGGTGCGGGCATCCACTTCTGCTCCGGTATCGACCTTTCCCTTTTAAAATCTACCGGCGGCGGCAATTCTGGTTCTGGGGAGAGTCTCCGTCGACAGATCCTGGCTATGCAAGATTCGATTACGGCACTCGAACGATGCCGGAAACCTGTGATTGCAAGTATACACGGAGCCTGCATCGGTGGTGGAATCGATATCATAACAGCGTGTGACATAAGGGTTTGTTCGGAGGATGCGTTTTTCTGTGTGAAAGAGGTGGATTTGGCCTTGGCGGCTGATCTCGGAACACTTCAGAGGCTGCCCAGTATTGTTGGTTTCGGCAACGCCATGGAGTTGGCTTTAACGGCTCGCAGGTTCTCCGGTTTAGAGGCTAAGGAATTGGGTCTCGTTTCTCGCGTTTTCCGTTCCAAACATGACCTCGATGAGGGCGTCAGGGATATTGCTCAGG CAATTGCTACCAAGTCTCCCCTTGCAGTTGTTGGGACAAAGACTGTGTTGCTTAGAAGTAGGGACTTAACAGTGGATCAGGGTTTGGATTTTGTTGCAACCTTGAATTCTGGTAGATTGTTATCCGCTGACCTAACTGAAGCAGTTATGGCACATATGCAGAAACGGAAGCCTGTGTTTTCCAAGCTCTAA